The following coding sequences are from one Ornithodoros turicata isolate Travis chromosome 1, ASM3712646v1, whole genome shotgun sequence window:
- the LOC135395643 gene encoding uncharacterized protein LOC135395643, whose product MSPGFWSIFNFIKFRYGFEALRAVRAYCDCAMRLARLTCHLRFNMECSRRGITPISLRCKPLVNTPRGFALSRKYSKQCLVARIQENKRDIRTCRDQLQTCERTTTRVIPSDLMHQVYATRQKVEEQERVKYGTRHQRKLNALLPDVPPRARNTEVVNLSSKTLSKDQEAVLGRGLNFAPTNSKIPHRDIVAEVEEKFRFIKDTGAVNLARNRLMGVISKKWELPQNNLTRNERQALQELRTDSTIMILPSDKGKSTVVMDKEAYISKTKELFQDKSRFIELPTDPTQKSERALVQRLRQLRECGSISDTVYKRLFSSDGATPRAYGLPKVHKPDVPLRPIVSFTGAPTYQLSRFLVELLSPIMYKNGHSTKNSRADARRECSSGDPSRESHVLSKNLLSQADTGPSQLLPSLKPPHSS is encoded by the exons ATGTCGCCTGGCTTTTGGTCCATCTTCAACTTCATCAAATTTCGCTATGGATTTGAGGCGTTACGGGCTGTACGTGCCTACTGTGACTGTGCCATGCGTCTAGCCCGTCTTACGTGTCATCTTCGCTTCAACATGGAATGTTCAAGAAGAGGGATAACCCCAATATCCCTCAGGTGCAAACCGCTGGTGAACACACCCCGTGGATTTGCATTATCAAGGAAGTACAGCAAACAGTGCCTCGTGGCTAGAATCCAAGAAAACAAACGTGACATCAGGACCTGCCGGGACCAGCTGCAGACCTGCGAGCGAACCACAACCCGTGTCATACCGTCGGACCTAATGCACCAAGTCTACGCTACAAGGCAGAAAGTAGAAGAACAAGAACGAGTCAAGTACGGCACCAGACATCAACGTAAGTTGAACGCTCTGCTACCTGACGTACCTCCACGTGCAAGAAACACCGAAGTCGTAAACCTCTCTTCCAAAACCTTATCAAAGGATCAAGAAGCTGTTCTCGGTAGAGGTTTGAATTTTGCCCCTACTAACAGTAAGATACCACACAGAGACATCGTAGCAGAAGTCGAGGAGAAGTTCCGTTTCATAAAGGACACTGGTGCTGTAAACCTAGCTAGAAACCGCCTCATGGGAGTCATCTCGAAGAAATGGGAGCTACCACAGAACAACTTGACAAGAAACGAAAGGCAAGCCCTACAAGAACTGAGAACGGATAGCACCATCATGATACTTCCATCGGACAAAGGGAAAAGTACCGTAGTCATGGATAAGGAAGCATACATCAGTAAAACGAAGGAACTGTTCCAGGACAAATCTCGCTTTATCGAACTACCCACTGATCCTACGCAGAAATCGGAACGAGCATTAGTCCAGCGCCTTCGACAATTAAGAGAGTGCGGAAGCATTTCTGATACGGTCTACAAACGGCTGTTTTCGTCCGATGGAGCAACCCCCAGAGCGTACGGCTTACCTAAGGTACATAAGCCCGACGTACCACTCCGACCGATAGTGTCCTTCACGGGTGCACCAACGTATCAGCTTTCAAGGTTCCTCGTTGAACTGTTGAGTCCCATCATGTACAAGAATGGACACTCTACAAAGAACTCAC GCGCTGATGCCAGACGTGAATGCAGTTCCGGTGATCCGAGTCGCGAGTCGCATGTGCTGAGTAAGAATTTGCTGTCACAAGCCGATACAGGTCCTTCTCAGCTCTTGCCTTCGCTAAAACCACCTCATTCTTCGTGA
- the LOC135395650 gene encoding uncharacterized protein LOC135395650, giving the protein MGVISKKWELPQNNLTRNERQALQELRTDSTIMILPSDKGKSTVVMDKEAYISKTKELFQDKSRFIELPTDPTQKSERALVQRLRQLRECGSISDTAYKRLFSSDRATPRAYGLPKVHKPDVPLRPIVSFTGAPTYQLSRFLVELLSPIKYKNGHSTKNSREFCSSVRDVVINSDETMVSFDVVSLFTNIPIALVIDVAKDRLNSDDTLSERTTLSVTEVISLKKEGLADGILIEDCGHLLKCTSCVRGNTKRKPFPKVSTSRAGAVLDLVHTDVCEPLRVMTPSKNRYFLTFIDDFCRYTVLYLLKSEDEVASKLQEFLAMVKTKFGTYPKVLRADNGTEYTGGRS; this is encoded by the exons ATGGGAGTCATCTCGAAGAAATGGGAGCTACCACAGAACAACTTGACAAGAAACGAAAGGCAAGCCCTACAAGAACTGAGAACGGATAGCACCATCATGATACTTCCATCGGACAAAGGGAAAAGTACCGTAGTCATGGATAAGGAAGCATACATCAGTAAAACGAAGGAACTGTTCCAGGACAAATCTCGCTTTATCGAACTACCCACTGATCCTACGCAGAAATCGGAACGAGCATTAGTCCAGCGCCTTCGACAATTAAGAGAGTGCGGAAGCATTTCTGATACGGCCTACAAACGGCTGTTTTCGTCCGATAGAGCAACCCCCAGAGCGTACGGCTTACCTAAGGTACATAAGCCCGACGTACCACTCCGACCGATAGTGTCCTTCACGGGTGCACCAACGTATCAGCTTTCAAGGTTCCTCGTTGAACTGTTGAGTCCCATCAAGTACAAGAATGGACACTCTACAAAGAACTCACGTGAATTTTGCTCCAGTGTTCGTGATGTAGTGATCAACAGTGATGAAACCATGGTGTCGTTTGACGTTGTATCACTCTTCACGAATATCCCCATTGCTCTTGTTATCGACGTGGCCAAAGATCGCCTGAACAGTGACGACACCCTTTCTGAACGCACTACACTTTCCGTGACCGAAGTTATATCCTT aaagaaggaaggctTAGCAGATGGAATCCTCATCGAAGACTGCGGTCACCTGCTCAAGTGCACAAGCTGCGTCAGAGGAAACACGAAGCGGAAACCGTTTCCGAAAGTCAGCACATCCCGAGCTGGAGCTGTCCTTGATCTGGTTCACACGGACGTTTGTGAACCACTGAGGGTCATGACACCGAGCAAAAATCGATATTTTCTGACGTTCATCGACGATTTCTGTCGCTATACTGTGCTGTATCTGCTCAAATCCGAGGATGAAGTTGCTTCAAAACTACAAGAGTTTCTGGCCATGGTGAAGACCAAGTTCGGAACGTACCCCAAAGTTCTTCGCGCAGACAACGGGACAGAATATACTGGAGGAAGATCATGA